The following are encoded together in the Desulfobotulus pelophilus genome:
- a CDS encoding YifB family Mg chelatase-like AAA ATPase: MLARSCCAAVVGVDAIPVNVEVDVGRGLPVFQIVGLPETAVRESRDRIRTALRNGGYGFPKGRITVNLSPADIRKEGTGFDLAIALGILAASGLLPMEAVASHLALGELSLDGKVNPVRGALAASVLADPVTIHGILVPVANAAEASASGKIPVFAVQSLGDAADHLAGRRILEARKPVDFSRLCWWAEDADFRDVAGQQHAKRALEIAAAGNHNILMSGPPGSGKTMLARRIPGILPPLSFEEALETSRIYSAAGLLNSRTGLVVKRPFRAPHHTISDAGLVGGGSHPRPGEVSLAHHGVLFLDEFPEFRKSLLDLLRQPLEDRMLTVSRAAYTVRFPASIMLVAAMNPCPCGYADDPEGRCRCQTFAIDRYRARISGPLMDRMDIQIEVPSLSYGDIRRAGEGESSLTIRERVIHARELQELRFSQKKYSCNAAMDAPAIREFCKTGAEGDQLLARAADRLHLSARGISRVLKIARTIADLEESQTIESCHLAEAVQYRRLSPNDGDGFGK, translated from the coding sequence ATGCTTGCAAGGAGCTGCTGTGCTGCCGTAGTGGGCGTTGATGCCATACCTGTGAACGTGGAAGTTGATGTGGGAAGAGGGCTTCCTGTTTTTCAGATAGTGGGATTACCGGAAACAGCTGTTCGGGAGAGTCGGGACCGCATTCGGACCGCGTTGCGGAATGGTGGCTATGGTTTTCCCAAAGGGCGTATTACGGTGAATTTGTCTCCTGCAGACATCCGGAAAGAGGGCACCGGGTTTGATCTGGCCATTGCACTGGGAATCCTTGCCGCTTCAGGTCTCCTTCCGATGGAGGCTGTGGCTTCTCATCTGGCACTGGGCGAGTTATCCCTTGATGGGAAAGTCAATCCTGTGCGGGGTGCCCTTGCCGCATCCGTCCTTGCAGATCCGGTTACGATTCATGGAATTCTTGTACCTGTGGCCAATGCGGCGGAAGCGTCGGCCTCGGGTAAAATTCCTGTTTTTGCCGTACAGAGCCTTGGAGATGCGGCGGATCACCTCGCAGGTCGCAGGATTCTGGAAGCCAGAAAGCCTGTAGATTTTTCCCGGCTGTGCTGGTGGGCAGAGGATGCGGATTTTCGGGACGTAGCAGGTCAGCAACATGCAAAAAGAGCCCTTGAAATTGCCGCTGCCGGTAATCATAATATATTGATGAGTGGTCCTCCCGGATCGGGTAAAACCATGCTGGCTCGCCGTATCCCCGGTATTCTTCCTCCTTTATCCTTTGAAGAGGCACTGGAGACGAGCCGTATCTATTCTGCTGCAGGACTTCTGAATTCCCGGACGGGTCTGGTGGTGAAAAGACCTTTCCGGGCTCCCCACCATACCATCAGTGATGCGGGGCTTGTAGGTGGCGGCAGCCATCCTCGTCCGGGAGAAGTCAGTCTTGCTCACCATGGCGTTCTGTTTCTGGATGAATTTCCGGAATTCCGGAAATCCCTTTTGGATCTGCTGCGGCAGCCCCTTGAAGACCGGATGCTTACGGTATCAAGGGCCGCCTATACGGTTCGTTTTCCTGCGTCCATCATGCTGGTGGCTGCCATGAACCCCTGTCCCTGTGGATATGCGGATGACCCGGAGGGCAGGTGTCGATGCCAGACCTTTGCCATTGACAGATACAGGGCTCGAATATCCGGACCTCTTATGGACAGAATGGATATACAGATAGAAGTTCCTTCCCTGTCTTATGGTGATATCCGGCGTGCCGGTGAGGGAGAGTCATCGCTTACGATAAGGGAGCGTGTGATCCATGCGAGAGAGCTGCAGGAGCTACGCTTTTCACAGAAAAAATATTCCTGTAATGCTGCCATGGATGCCCCGGCCATACGTGAGTTTTGCAAAACAGGCGCGGAAGGTGATCAACTTCTGGCCAGGGCGGCTGATAGGCTCCATCTCTCTGCCCGGGGAATTTCCCGTGTTTTGAAAATTGCCAGGACCATAGCTGACCTTGAAGAATCTCAAACTATTGAATCCTGTCATCTTGCGGAAGCCGTACAGTACAGGCGCCTTTCTCCGAATGATGGAGATGGTTTCGGGAAATAA